The following is a genomic window from Nguyenibacter vanlangensis.
TGCGGAATTTCGCCGCCGCCAGCGTGTCGGCCGCCTGGTCGATATCGGCGTCGGCGGAGATGATCGCGGGCCCGTGGCCGCCCAGTTCCATCGTCGCGCGCTTCATGTGCGTGCCGGCCAGGGCCGCCAGCATCTTGCCCACGGCGGTCGAGCCGGTGAACGTGACCTTGCGGATCGCCGGGTGGGCGATCAGGGTCTCGGAAATTTCGGACGGGGTGCCGTAGAGCAGGCCGATCACCCCGGGGGGCACGCCGGCATCGGCGAAGGCGCGGATCAGCGCCGCCGGCGAGGCGGGGGTTTCCTCGGCCGCCTTGACGATGATCGAGCAGCCGGTGGCCAGCGCGGCGCCGACCTTGCGCACCACCTGGTTGACCGGGAAGTTCCACGGCGAGAAGGCCGCCACCGGACCGACCGGGGTGCGGATCACCGCCTGGGTGACGCCTGTGGCGCGGGCCGGGACCAGGCGGCCATAAGCGCGACGTCCTTCCTCGGCCAGCCAGTCGATCGTGTCGGCAGCGGCCAGCAATTCGGTCCGGGCCTCGGCCACCGGCTTGCCCTGTTCCATCGTCATGATCGGGGCGATGGCCTCGGCCCGCTCGCGCAGCAGGGTCGCGGCCCGGCGCATGATCGTGTAGCGGTCGAAGACGGACATACGGCTCCAGACCGCGAAGCCGCGTTCGGCGGCGGCGGCGGCGGCGGCGAGTTCCGGCTGGCCGGCATGGGCGACGCGGCCGATCACCTGTTCGGTCGCCGGGTTCAGCACGTCGATGAAGCGGTCGTCGGCCGCCGGGGCCCATCGCCCGTCGATGAACAGCAGCGTGTCGGGATAATGGGGCATGGCGGGGCGACTCCGAAGTGCCGGGACGATCGGCCCGGCGGGGGGCCGGGTGCAATTCCGCCCGACCCTGCCCGAAGCGGCCGCGCGGGTCAAAGCCCGTGCGTGTCCGATGCATATCCCCCGATGCATATCCCCCAATGCATATCCGATGCACCGCGCGCGCGGTTGCCGCGTTCTTCCGGATCGGGTGGGATGATGCCGGGGGCGGGAACAGGGACGGAGGCGGATGATGTTCAGGGCCATCGTGATCGACAAGGACGCGAACGGGTACCATGCGGGCCTGCGCGCGCTGGAGCCGGTGCGCCTGCCGGACGGCGACGTGACGGTGCGGGTGGAATATTCGTCGCTGAACTATAAGGACGCGCTGGCGATCACCGGGCGCGCGCCCGTCGTGCGGAATTTTCCCATGGTGCCGGGCATCGACCTGGCCGGCGTCGTGACCGAATCCGACCATCCGGATTACCGCCCGGGCGACCGGGTCGTGCTGAACGGCTATGGCATCGGCGAAAGCCATTGGGGCGGGCTGTCGCAACTGGCGCGCGTGCGGGGCGACTGGCTGGTCCCCCTGCCCCGGGCGTTCAGCACCCGGCAGGCCATGGCGATCGGCACCGCGGGCTATACCGCCATGCTGTGCGTGCTGGCGCTGGAGCGCCAGGGGCTGACGCCGGGGTCGGGCGACGTGGTGGTGACGGGGGCGTCGGGCGGGGTCGGCGGGGTTGCCGTGGCGCTGCTGACCCGGCTGGGCTATCGCGTCGTCGCGGTAACGGGGCGGCCGGAGGAGGATGCCTATCTGCGCGGCCTGGGCGCGCGCGACATCCTGGACCGCGCCAGCCTGTCGCATCCCTGCCGGCCGCTGGAGAAGGCGCGCTGGGCCGGGGCGGTGGACGTGGCCGGCGGCCAGGTGCTGGCGAGCATCTGCGCGGGGATGCAATATCGCGGCGTGGTCACGGCCTGCGGGCTGGCGGGGGGCATGGCCTTTCCGACCACGGTCGCGCCCTTCATCCTGCGCGGCGTCACCCTGGTGGGGATCGACAGCGTGATGTGTCCGCGCCCCGACCGTATCGCGGCCTGGCGGCGCCTGGCGCAGGACCTGGA
Proteins encoded in this region:
- a CDS encoding MDR family oxidoreductase; amino-acid sequence: MFRAIVIDKDANGYHAGLRALEPVRLPDGDVTVRVEYSSLNYKDALAITGRAPVVRNFPMVPGIDLAGVVTESDHPDYRPGDRVVLNGYGIGESHWGGLSQLARVRGDWLVPLPRAFSTRQAMAIGTAGYTAMLCVLALERQGLTPGSGDVVVTGASGGVGGVAVALLTRLGYRVVAVTGRPEEDAYLRGLGARDILDRASLSHPCRPLEKARWAGAVDVAGGQVLASICAGMQYRGVVTACGLAGGMAFPTTVAPFILRGVTLVGIDSVMCPRPDRIAAWRRLAQDLDPAELETMTQDIALSDAIPAATDLLEGRIRGRVVVSL
- a CDS encoding NAD-dependent succinate-semialdehyde dehydrogenase; this translates as MPHYPDTLLFIDGRWAPAADDRFIDVLNPATEQVIGRVAHAGQPELAAAAAAAERGFAVWSRMSVFDRYTIMRRAATLLRERAEAIAPIMTMEQGKPVAEARTELLAAADTIDWLAEEGRRAYGRLVPARATGVTQAVIRTPVGPVAAFSPWNFPVNQVVRKVGAALATGCSIIVKAAEETPASPAALIRAFADAGVPPGVIGLLYGTPSEISETLIAHPAIRKVTFTGSTAVGKMLAALAGTHMKRATMELGGHGPAIISADADIDQAADTLAAAKFRNAGQVCVSPTRFLVERPAFGRFVERFAAQAQARKVGDGLRPDTTMGPLANVRRVEAMETLIGDATARGAEIVTGGQRVGNAGYFFAPTVLTNLTADMRIMNEEPFGPVALMSPFDTLDQAVAEANRLPYGLAAYAFTGSGRTAARLRDEIRAGMLTVNHLGLALPEVPFGGIGDSGYGSEGGTEALEAYLDTRFFTMREYSPSA